The Ignavibacteriales bacterium DNA window GTAAAAGTTCTGTGCACCAACTTTTTCATTAGTAACATTACACCGGGTACCACCAGACATTAATATTTTTGTCCCGCATCTAACATTTCCTTCATAGATAGCAATACTTTTGCAACCCGCTTCACTGGCAGAGATCGCAGCCATTAATCCAGCCGCTCCACCGCCGATAATTCCTATTTTAAAATGTTCAATCATTTAATCCTAAATTCTCAGTTATCAAAATTTAAATTAGCTAATCGATCGAACTAATGAAAATATTGGGAGTAATAATTGAAAAAACTCTAAATCCGAAATCCTAAACTCTAAACAAATTCAAATATCAAATTTCAAAAGAGTTTAAAATTCTGTATTAGATTTTAGAAATTGTTTAGGATTTAGGAATTAGAATTTAGCATTTACAAGTTGGTCTTCTGATGAAAAAAACTCAAATTCAAAATCTTAATGCTCAATTTAATTAAAGATCGAACTTGACGATGGAAACTATCGGGATTTTAAAATTGGCGGCTTTTACTTTACAAGTATCATCTTGCGGACTTCTAAATAATCCGGATGATTCTTTTCATTACTTTTAACCTGCAGTTTGTAATAATAAACCCCGGTAGAAAGCTGCTCACCATTGAAAAGAACATTATGCACCCCTGCGGACAGATTCTCATCAACAAGAGTAGCTATTTCCCTGGCAAGAGCATCAAATACACGCAAGGTAACGTGTGCCTGATTTGAAATTGTAAATGAAATTGTTGTTTGTGGATTGAACGGATTAGGATAATTCTGTTGAAGTTGGTAAAGCTCGCTTTTAACTTCGTCCTCATCTAAACTTAAAATATCTTGTTTACTATGAAGAATAAACTTGCTTATTGGATTGTGCGGATCGTTTGAATAAACTAAAAGAGAATCAATAAAATGTTCTACAATACTTTCAGAAGTATGGTCCAAACTAATACTTAGATAAACCGAGTCCTGTGGTTTTATTTCAACCTTTTGCGGACTAACATTAAATTTAAATCTGGAAGTGTGTTTTACTGAATCAATTTTAAGCGGAGCAATTCCTTTATTAATAATTAGAACGGAATCAATAAAATTCTTTTCTTCAATAAAAATCAATGTGTCTTTCTGGAAAAATAATTTTGGAACGCCTAATCCTTTTCCGGCAAGATGTACTTTTAATAATTTGGCATTTATACAATTAGTATTAAACTTAAGTACTGTAGTGGATTTTAAAGTATCCGATGGATGAAAATAAACCCGAATTGATTTTGTTGAATCTGGTTTAATGTAAATCGTGTCTGTTGGTTCTGTGCTAAATGCCGGATCCAACATATCCGCTGAAAATAATTTTAGTATTCCGGTTCCAGGATTTTTTACATTAAAGCGAACGTAGGAAGTGTCCCCAATTCTTGCTGAATGAAAAATCAAGGAATCTCTTTCAACTTTAAATTGTGCATTGCTAAACAAATATCCTTTTCTTAGAATCAAGTCGGCAACGGTTTTGTAATTTCTACCTCCACTTATTGAAAGAAGAATTGATATTTGACCATTACCAGAACCAATTATACCGGCAGAGTTACCATAAATTTCCGGGTTATTCAATCCTTGTATTTTAATTGGATGACAAAATTCTTTCCCTGTTCCATGAACAAGATAAAAAGCGACACCGCTTAATGAATCCGATGATTGATAAACAAAATAGAATCGTTCTCTTTCATCCACAGAAAAATTATTGAAGTATTCTGGATTTTGATTAGAGGGTGTAACGGCTATTAGATCATTAAAGTGTCCGGCAAAATTGTTAATTAAATAAAGCCGGTTGTCTTCAGCATCTTTATAAAGGATGAAAATCGCATTGAAGCGATCAACTACAATTTTAGGCGATATAATTTTTCGCTCAATTTCAAGATCGTATTCCTTAAGTGTTCCTTTCAAGTTAGAAAAATATTTCAGCCCGCCGGCTTTGGAATTGCCTGCTTTAAACACTATGTGAACTCTTCCCTTTTTATCAAGTACTATTGCTAAATCATTTTCACCTGAAGGATCACCTGCTCCCAGTAACACCGGGTTTGCAACTATATTGGTTTTAAGATTGTATTGTAGATAAAATATTTTGTTTTCCGAATAAGTATTGGTAAAATAAACTATATGAACAATGCTATCCGGACTAACTACGCTTACAGGTTCTGCTTTGTTTATTCTATCAGAAGTAATGGAAATTGGTTCGGCAAAATGTCCCTTAGTATTGTTCGTATATTTGATTTGAAAATTTCGGGAAGTATCCCTGCTTAAAAAAGTAATATGAACATTATCGTTTTTATCAAAGGATAGACAAGGAAAATTCTCCTCAATTTTATTATCGGTAAGATTTATTGTACTAAATGTATCGGCTTCTTCAACTGCATAATAAATTTCTTTTGCACTTAAAGAAGACTTAGTTTGACCAGTATAAACTAAATGGATTTTACCTTGCTGATCCTTTAGAAAAAATTGTTTGCTGTTGAAAGAAGATTTAGTGGAAATAGTATCTTGTGTTAAACTTAACTGCTGCGCTGCAACAAAAGTGAAGGCTGAAAACATAATCAGTAAAAGTTTTTTCATAAGCAGTTAAGGACTATGCTAAGAGCAAAAGATTTTTAGTTATTACAATTTTTATTTAGTTTGTTATAGAATTAATTCCTAAATCAATAAAATCATTTAAGGCTGGAATGAAATTATCAAATAATTTGTTAATTGTCGAGTGGGGAGACAAAAAAAAATTGCCTGTCATTTTTGTCCACGGGTTTCCATATGACCACCAAATGTGGCAAAATCAGCTAAAACATCTCGAAAACTCATTTTATTGCGTTTCTTACGATATCCGTGGGTTGGGTGAAAGCCTTCCGGGAGATAAAGAATTTATAATGGAATTACTTGTTGACGACCTGTTTAAAATAATTAAAGAACTCAATCTTGATAAGCCGGTAATCTGCGGACATTCCATGGGTGGATATATTTGTCTGCGGGCAATTGAAAGAGATCAATCCAGTTTTAGAGGTTTGATTTTGTGCGATACCAAATCAACTGCTGATGATGAAACAGTAAAACAAAAACGTTTAAACGGAATTAAGCAAATTGATGTTGAAGGAGTTGAAAAATTTTGTGAAGATACAGTCCCTAACACTTTTGCAGATACAACCCTTGCTGAAGACCGGGAAGTTTATGATGAAGTATTAGCAAGAGCAAAAAGATCTAATCCGGTTGGTGTAAAAGGCAGCTTGATGGCTATGCTTAGCAGAACAGATACAACACCATTTTTAGAAAAGATTATTATTCCAACTTTACTTTTGTGCGGCGCTTTCGATAAATTAACTCCACCGCCTGTTATGCGGGAAATGCACAAAGAGATTAAAGATTCTGAATTTGCAATCGCTCCCAGGGCGGGACATATGAGTCCAGTAGAAAATCCTGATTTTGTAAATGATGTAATTGAAGGATTTTTGAAGAGAAGGATAATATAAATTCTTCATTCTTGATCTTTTTCTTGATCAAGAGCGAGATCATGATCAAGAAAAATTAATGGAATGTAACGCTATAATCTTTCATCTTTCCATTTTCATAATTAAACTTAGCGCTGAAGAATTTATCCTGGAAAAGCCAGGGAAGAAATATTTGATCGCCATCCCAGAGATTTAGTTTTGTAAGCTCATCATTTGGTATCCAGGCAAGATTTCCCTCGTTGGAATCTATCAACTCCCCTTCAAACTTGTCTGCTGTATAAACAAAAACATACCAGTCGTCTATACCATCAAACATTGGGAAAGTTAGAAAGCCGTGAAGATACGGAGATTGAATATCCAACCCCGCTTCTTCTTTAATTTCCCTTATTACACAATCCTCCGGTGATTCACCATTTTCAAATTTTCCACCCAAACCATTCCATTTTCCCTGGTGGTAATCATTCTCCTTTTTTACCCGGTGGATCATTAATGTTTTGCCATTATTCCGCACATAACATAAAGTAGCCAGTTTCATAATTCCTCAGGTGAATGGTTGCATTGTTTTATTGTTAAATTGTTGTTGAAGATAATAATAATTATAAAATCCTGTTTGGTTCTTAAAAAATTAATCAATTTATCGATAGATTAACTTCCCAAATACTTTTCCTGCACCAGATAGTTCTTAACGTAATCGTAAATTCCATCTTCAAGAGAAGTAATTGGTTTATCGTAACCGGCATCAAAAAGTTTTTTCAGATTGGCTTGAGTGAAATACTGGTACTTTTGCTTTAGTGTTTCCGGCATATCAATATACTCAATGTTGATTTGCTTATTCATCGACTTAAATAGAATTGCAACCAAATCATTCCAGGTACGCGCTTTTCCGGTACCAATGTTATATATTCCATTCTTATCCTTATTCTCCAGAAAGAATAAAGTCATATCAACCGCATCATTTACATAAATAAAATCCCGCAACTGTTCGCCATCCTTATAATTTTTTAGATATGATTTGAAAAGCTTTACTTTGCCGGTTTCCTTTACCTGCCCAAATGCTTTATGAACAACACTTCGCATATCTTCTTTGTGGTATTCGTTCGGACCGTAGACGTTAAAGAATTTCAATCCCACAATTTTATTTAAAGTCTTTTCTTTCTTTGCCCAAATATCAAATAAATGTTTAGAAAAGCCATACATGTTAAGTGGTCTTAAATCGTGCAGCTTGTTTTCATCATCATTATAACCAAGCGAACCATCGCCATAAGTTGCCGCGGAGGAGGCATAAATAAATCTGATATCCTTTGCCAGACAATATTTTGCTAATTGAAGTGTATACTTGAAATTATTATTCATCAGAAAATCAGCATCCTTCTCTGTTGTAGAAGAGCAAGCACCCATATGGATAATCGATTTGATACCATACGTAAGAGTATCTTCAGTTACTCTTTTTAAAAATTCTTCTTTATGAAGGAAGTCATTGAACTTTAATCCAACAAGGTTTTTCCATTTCTCACTTGTTCCAAGCTCATCAACAATTATAATTTTATCTTCACCAAGCTGATTCAGCCGCCAAACAATCGCACTGCCAATAAATCCTGCACCGCCTGTTACTACTATCATTTCCTCTCCGGCAAATATTTTATTTTGGAAGCTAATTTAATTATATTATCACAGCTTTTCAAAGATAAGAAAACTAATTCTATTGCTACATTGTTTTATGGCTTAATTGTTAGCAAGGAATAATGTAACAATTCAACAAGAAAAATGGAAAATGAAGACAACATTTGAAATACTAACTGGTATGCTGGAAAAGAGGATAGTTCTTCTTGATGGTCCAAGAGGAACAATGATCCAGAAACTTCAATTAAGCGAAGAAGATTTCCGTGGTGAGAGATTTAAGAATCATCAAAGTGATCTTAAGGGAAACAACGACTTACTGTGTATAACTCAGCCGCAAATTGTTAAAAATATTTATAAAGCTTATTTAGAAGCCGGTGCTGATATTGTAGGTACAAATACATTTAACGGAACAAGAATATCTCAATCCGATTACAAAACCGAAATCTTTGCTTACGAAATTAATTTCCAGGCAGCTAAACTTGCAAAAGAAGCGGCAGATGAATTTACAAAACTGAATCCTGACAAACCAAGATTTGTAGCTGGTGCAATAGGACCAACAAACAAAACCGCTTCTCTTTCGCCGGATGTTAACGATCCTGGTTACCGGGCAACAAGTTTTGATGAATTAGTTGCAGCTTATAGCGAACAGGCAAAAGGATTAATAGATGGCGGTGCAGATATTTTACTTGTAGAAACCATCTTCGATACATTAAACGGAAAAGCAGCAATTTTTGCTATTGATGAAATCAGTTCATCAACCGGAAAGAAAATTCCGGTTATGATTTCCGGAACTATCGTAGATCAAAGCGGAAGAACTCTTTCAGGGCAAACGCTTGAAGCATTCTGGGTTTCAATAGCTCACACAAAAAATTTGCTTAGCGTGGGATTGAACTGCTCACTTGGAGCTGCACAGATGCGCTCATACATTAAAGAGCTTTCAGAAATTGT harbors:
- a CDS encoding T9SS type A sorting domain-containing protein, with product MKKLLLIMFSAFTFVAAQQLSLTQDTISTKSSFNSKQFFLKDQQGKIHLVYTGQTKSSLSAKEIYYAVEEADTFSTINLTDNKIEENFPCLSFDKNDNVHITFLSRDTSRNFQIKYTNNTKGHFAEPISITSDRINKAEPVSVVSPDSIVHIVYFTNTYSENKIFYLQYNLKTNIVANPVLLGAGDPSGENDLAIVLDKKGRVHIVFKAGNSKAGGLKYFSNLKGTLKEYDLEIERKIISPKIVVDRFNAIFILYKDAEDNRLYLINNFAGHFNDLIAVTPSNQNPEYFNNFSVDERERFYFVYQSSDSLSGVAFYLVHGTGKEFCHPIKIQGLNNPEIYGNSAGIIGSGNGQISILLSISGGRNYKTVADLILRKGYLFSNAQFKVERDSLIFHSARIGDTSYVRFNVKNPGTGILKLFSADMLDPAFSTEPTDTIYIKPDSTKSIRVYFHPSDTLKSTTVLKFNTNCINAKLLKVHLAGKGLGVPKLFFQKDTLIFIEEKNFIDSVLIINKGIAPLKIDSVKHTSRFKFNVSPQKVEIKPQDSVYLSISLDHTSESIVEHFIDSLLVYSNDPHNPISKFILHSKQDILSLDEDEVKSELYQLQQNYPNPFNPQTTISFTISNQAHVTLRVFDALAREIATLVDENLSAGVHNVLFNGEQLSTGVYYYKLQVKSNEKNHPDYLEVRKMILVK
- a CDS encoding alpha/beta hydrolase produces the protein MKLSNNLLIVEWGDKKKLPVIFVHGFPYDHQMWQNQLKHLENSFYCVSYDIRGLGESLPGDKEFIMELLVDDLFKIIKELNLDKPVICGHSMGGYICLRAIERDQSSFRGLILCDTKSTADDETVKQKRLNGIKQIDVEGVEKFCEDTVPNTFADTTLAEDREVYDEVLARAKRSNPVGVKGSLMAMLSRTDTTPFLEKIIIPTLLLCGAFDKLTPPPVMREMHKEIKDSEFAIAPRAGHMSPVENPDFVNDVIEGFLKRRII
- a CDS encoding 8-oxo-dGTP diphosphatase; protein product: MKLATLCYVRNNGKTLMIHRVKKENDYHQGKWNGLGGKFENGESPEDCVIREIKEEAGLDIQSPYLHGFLTFPMFDGIDDWYVFVYTADKFEGELIDSNEGNLAWIPNDELTKLNLWDGDQIFLPWLFQDKFFSAKFNYENGKMKDYSVTFH
- the rfaD gene encoding ADP-glyceromanno-heptose 6-epimerase, encoding MIVVTGGAGFIGSAIVWRLNQLGEDKIIIVDELGTSEKWKNLVGLKFNDFLHKEEFLKRVTEDTLTYGIKSIIHMGACSSTTEKDADFLMNNNFKYTLQLAKYCLAKDIRFIYASSAATYGDGSLGYNDDENKLHDLRPLNMYGFSKHLFDIWAKKEKTLNKIVGLKFFNVYGPNEYHKEDMRSVVHKAFGQVKETGKVKLFKSYLKNYKDGEQLRDFIYVNDAVDMTLFFLENKDKNGIYNIGTGKARTWNDLVAILFKSMNKQINIEYIDMPETLKQKYQYFTQANLKKLFDAGYDKPITSLEDGIYDYVKNYLVQEKYLGS